Proteins co-encoded in one Kutzneria chonburiensis genomic window:
- a CDS encoding glycosyltransferase produces the protein MRVAVVAGPDAGHVFPAVALCLRFAAVGDEPVLLTADGWRDAAVSAGVEAPPLEWLKLRAEADIGQWLYERAAGLARQLVPTLEALRPDIVVSDVLAKCGGMAAELLGLPWVELSPHPLYLPSRGLPPIGSGLARGVGVGGRLRDAVLRGFTARSLRQGRRQQFAARTGIGLPARDPGPAARLIATLPALEVPRPDWPRRAHVVGPLLWDPLPVGLEPPPGAWPLVVVAPSTAASGAADMLSITLAALDGLDVRAAISTFRPPDGLPSWVTAGAGGQDDLLRQASVVVCGAGHGLLAKALLAGVPVVAVPGGGDQWELANRAARQGSAVIVRPPDVAAVRAAVRKVLADPDFAAAAAEAGKTVADVADPVTVCRAVL, from the coding sequence ATGCGAGTGGCCGTCGTTGCCGGGCCGGACGCCGGTCACGTCTTTCCCGCGGTCGCGCTGTGCCTGCGCTTCGCGGCGGTCGGCGACGAGCCGGTCCTGCTCACGGCGGACGGCTGGCGTGATGCGGCGGTGTCGGCTGGGGTCGAGGCGCCGCCGTTGGAATGGCTGAAGTTGCGGGCCGAGGCCGACATCGGGCAGTGGCTGTACGAGCGGGCGGCGGGGTTGGCGCGACAGCTTGTGCCGACGCTGGAGGCGTTGCGCCCGGACATCGTCGTGTCGGATGTGTTGGCGAAATGCGGTGGCATGGCGGCCGAGTTGCTGGGGCTGCCGTGGGTCGAGTTGTCGCCGCATCCGCTCTACTTGCCGTCGCGGGGTCTGCCGCCGATTGGCAGTGGGCTGGCCCGAGGTGTCGGCGTTGGTGGTCGGCTGCGGGACGCCGTGCTGCGGGGCTTCACCGCTCGATCGCTGCGTCAGGGACGGCGGCAGCAGTTCGCCGCCCGTACGGGAATCGGTTTGCCGGCAAGGGATCCCGGCCCGGCCGCGCGGTTGATTGCCACGCTGCCGGCGCTGGAGGTGCCGCGTCCGGACTGGCCGCGTCGGGCGCACGTCGTCGGGCCGCTGCTGTGGGATCCGCTGCCGGTGGGGCTCGAGCCACCGCCCGGTGCTTGGCCGCTGGTGGTGGTGGCGCCGTCCACTGCGGCGAGCGGTGCCGCCGATATGTTGTCCATAACCCTTGCCGCGCTTGACGGTCTTGATGTCCGGGCGGCGATCTCCACGTTTCGGCCGCCGGATGGTCTGCCGTCGTGGGTCACTGCTGGGGCCGGCGGTCAGGACGACCTGCTCCGGCAGGCGTCCGTTGTGGTGTGCGGTGCCGGGCATGGCTTGCTGGCCAAGGCTTTGCTTGCCGGTGTGCCGGTTGTCGCCGTGCCCGGTGGTGGCGACCAGTGGGAGCTCGCCAACCGTGCCGCGAGGCAGGGGAGTGCCGTGATCGTCCGACCGCCGGATGTCGCGGCTGTGCGCGCGGCGGTACGGAAAGTATTGGCAGATCCTGATTTTGCCGCCGCGGCGGCCGAGGCTGGCAAAACCGTCGCCGATGTGGCCGATCCGGTCACGGTGTGCCGAGCCGTGCTCTAG
- a CDS encoding acetamidase/formamidase family protein: MTEYRLDPSADTVTDVFDRDRPSVLTVDPGDTLVVRSLNAHGYLGADRHGEKLIPDRRGHCLTGPIAVRGAEPGMMLAVRLGHSSRTIGASR; this comes from the coding sequence GTGACCGAATACCGACTTGATCCCAGCGCCGACACCGTCACCGACGTCTTCGACCGTGACCGGCCGTCGGTTCTGACCGTGGATCCGGGGGACACGCTGGTCGTCCGGAGCCTCAACGCACACGGGTATCTGGGCGCGGACCGGCACGGCGAGAAGCTGATACCGGATCGCCGGGGGCACTGCCTGACGGGACCGATCGCGGTCCGCGGGGCGGAGCCGGGGATGATGCTGGCGGTGCGGCTGGGTCACTCCAGCCGGACGATTGGGGCTTCACGGTGA
- a CDS encoding acetamidase/formamidase family protein — MTGADTPLNRRLNTVSDERTWLHWDIADGKAVNNLGFAVRLAPFLGVIGLPPEEAGEHSTIPPRPCGGNIDCRELVAGSTLYLPITVPEALLCLGDGHGAQGDGEVCGTAVECGMTTRLVLDLVTDPPIRTAHATTPAGRVTFGFDSDLNEASAQALSAMLDWMAVSYQVDRTTALALASPAVDLRITQIANETWGVHAVLADDALLKG; from the coding sequence GTGACCGGGGCGGACACTCCGCTGAACCGACGGCTGAACACGGTGTCGGACGAGCGGACGTGGCTGCACTGGGACATCGCGGACGGGAAAGCGGTCAACAACCTGGGGTTCGCGGTGCGGCTGGCGCCGTTCCTCGGGGTGATCGGCTTGCCGCCGGAGGAAGCGGGGGAGCACTCGACGATCCCGCCACGACCGTGTGGCGGCAACATCGACTGCCGTGAGCTGGTCGCGGGCTCGACGCTGTATCTGCCGATCACGGTGCCGGAAGCGTTGCTGTGCCTTGGCGACGGGCACGGGGCGCAGGGCGACGGGGAAGTCTGCGGCACGGCGGTGGAGTGCGGCATGACCACGCGTCTGGTGCTGGACCTGGTGACGGACCCGCCGATCCGGACGGCCCACGCGACGACGCCGGCGGGGCGGGTGACCTTCGGGTTCGACAGCGACCTCAACGAGGCGTCGGCGCAGGCGCTGTCGGCGATGCTGGACTGGATGGCGGTGAGCTACCAGGTCGACCGGACCACGGCCCTTGCACTGGCCAGTCCGGCGGTCGACCTGCGTATCACGCAGATCGCCAACGAGACGTGGGGTGTGCACGCCGTGCTGGCCGACGACGCCCTGCTCAAAGGCTGA
- a CDS encoding SGNH/GDSL hydrolase family protein, protein MRRLALLLVPVIAILLPATAAAAPAATAKYVALGDSYAVGVGTYTYDDPNDACRRGPLAYSRLWAAAHPSTTYVEASCSGAEVADVVNQSAALTPDTSLVTVQVGGNDVGFVSTLETCILNLPDSTCINAVNTAISTGRSVLPGGLANLYSGIRAKAPSAQVVVMGYPRMYKIGGNCLFGLSDTKRTALNNAADVLDGIIQTAAANAGFRFVDARTVFAGHEICSGNSVWMTSLQWDKLNESYHPNANGHQGYFGALKAITG, encoded by the coding sequence ATGCGTCGTCTGGCCCTGCTGCTCGTCCCTGTGATCGCGATCCTGTTGCCGGCCACGGCCGCCGCCGCGCCGGCGGCGACCGCCAAGTACGTGGCGCTCGGTGATTCCTACGCCGTGGGCGTCGGCACCTACACCTACGACGACCCGAACGACGCGTGCCGCCGCGGGCCGTTGGCCTACAGCCGGCTGTGGGCGGCCGCGCACCCGTCCACCACCTACGTCGAGGCGTCCTGCTCCGGGGCGGAGGTGGCCGACGTCGTCAACCAGAGCGCGGCCCTGACGCCGGACACCTCGCTGGTCACCGTGCAGGTGGGCGGCAATGACGTGGGCTTCGTCAGCACCTTGGAGACGTGCATCCTCAACCTGCCCGACTCCACCTGCATCAACGCCGTCAACACCGCCATCAGCACCGGCCGCTCGGTGCTGCCCGGCGGCTTGGCCAACCTGTACTCCGGGATCCGGGCCAAGGCCCCGTCGGCACAGGTCGTCGTGATGGGCTACCCGCGGATGTACAAGATCGGCGGCAACTGCCTCTTCGGGCTCAGCGACACCAAGCGCACCGCCCTGAACAACGCCGCCGACGTGCTCGACGGCATCATCCAGACCGCCGCCGCCAACGCCGGCTTCCGCTTCGTCGACGCCCGTACCGTGTTCGCCGGCCACGAGATCTGCTCCGGCAACTCGGTGTGGATGACCAGCCTCCAGTGGGACAAGCTCAACGAGTCCTACCACCCGAACGCCAACGGCCACCAGGGCTACTTCGGCGCGCTGAAGGCGATCACCGGCTGA
- a CDS encoding ATP-binding protein — protein MAEPADVRNDLGGTVHGPALQIGAMHGVVMTGAATTTERPRQLPLAIGQFTGRVTYLEALNALVPGDAVVITAMDGTAGIGKTMLAVSWAHSVQDRFPGGTLFANLRGYGPGAPATPEEVLDGFLRALDPASDRIPVGVEAKAARFRSLLSGRQVLIVLDNAGSAEQVRPLLPGEPGSMVVVTSRDSMRGLVVTESAHRLTVGLLPESEAVELVARIVGPARAAHERQAVTSLVELCGRLPLAVRIAATRVAASPYNTVAGVVAELADERGRLDVLSPDGDERAAVRAVLGWSYRRLPDDQAILFRRLGLHPGPEFSVHAAAVVAGLEPPSARRLVEALAAAHLIEPVAPDRYRCHDLLRAYAAELTEQNDSPVVRRAAIAALAMWYARMAWECDRLAFPGTFRLPFDAPYVGPAIVDGLRALDRLDTERSNLRALLHMADRHGLGAEVVRLAEGVRFLWMRGTVEDAVELTGLGMRAARRVGDRLAEFWFCIRQSENHYRGHDWSEATALVDRAAELAVGLADPVLRGIALDNRAWLHVYRGDFADALACAQQALSLVQGSGRSEAVAREALAWALNGLGRHEEARRQAELGLAWRQGRDPIGAAQAMHQVGVAWQGLGDDHKAIDILREAIARGRAFGHLEEAVAAPLMTMAASLRRVGREDEAVACWQEAAELYDDYGRPWHAAQARQSIQGLS, from the coding sequence GTGGCTGAGCCTGCCGATGTGCGCAACGACCTTGGCGGCACGGTGCACGGGCCGGCGTTGCAGATCGGGGCCATGCACGGTGTCGTGATGACCGGCGCCGCCACGACCACCGAGCGGCCACGGCAACTGCCGTTGGCGATCGGGCAGTTCACCGGGCGCGTGACGTACCTGGAAGCGCTGAACGCACTCGTTCCGGGCGATGCCGTGGTCATCACCGCGATGGACGGCACCGCCGGCATCGGCAAGACGATGCTGGCGGTGAGCTGGGCGCACAGCGTTCAGGACCGGTTCCCCGGCGGCACTCTGTTCGCGAACCTGCGTGGCTACGGTCCCGGTGCGCCGGCCACCCCCGAGGAGGTGCTGGACGGCTTCCTCCGTGCGCTCGATCCGGCGTCGGACCGGATCCCCGTCGGCGTGGAGGCAAAGGCGGCGCGGTTCCGTTCGTTGCTGTCCGGACGACAGGTGCTGATCGTGCTGGACAACGCCGGTAGCGCGGAACAGGTGCGGCCGCTGCTGCCGGGTGAGCCCGGATCGATGGTCGTTGTGACCAGCCGCGACAGCATGCGCGGCTTGGTCGTGACGGAGTCGGCACACCGGCTGACCGTCGGACTGCTGCCGGAATCCGAGGCGGTGGAACTGGTCGCACGTATCGTCGGACCGGCCCGCGCCGCGCACGAACGGCAGGCCGTGACGTCGCTGGTCGAGCTGTGCGGACGGTTGCCCCTGGCAGTGCGGATCGCGGCGACCAGGGTCGCCGCGTCGCCGTACAACACGGTCGCCGGTGTCGTGGCCGAACTCGCCGACGAGCGTGGTCGGCTGGACGTGCTCAGCCCGGACGGTGACGAGCGGGCCGCTGTGCGGGCCGTGCTGGGCTGGTCCTACCGGCGTCTTCCCGACGACCAGGCCATTCTGTTCCGCCGCCTGGGTTTGCACCCCGGCCCCGAGTTCAGCGTGCACGCCGCTGCCGTCGTCGCGGGCCTCGAACCGCCGTCGGCGCGGCGACTCGTCGAGGCCTTGGCTGCGGCCCACCTGATCGAGCCGGTGGCGCCGGACCGCTACCGGTGCCACGACCTGCTCCGTGCCTACGCGGCGGAGCTGACCGAACAGAACGACAGCCCGGTGGTTCGCCGAGCAGCGATCGCCGCGTTGGCCATGTGGTATGCCCGGATGGCCTGGGAGTGCGACCGCCTGGCCTTTCCCGGCACTTTCCGGCTGCCGTTCGACGCTCCCTACGTCGGACCGGCGATTGTCGACGGCCTTCGGGCGTTGGACCGGCTCGATACCGAGCGGTCCAATCTCCGTGCGCTGCTGCACATGGCCGACCGGCACGGTCTGGGCGCGGAGGTTGTGCGTCTGGCCGAGGGCGTGCGGTTTCTCTGGATGAGAGGCACGGTGGAGGATGCCGTCGAGCTGACCGGTCTCGGGATGCGCGCCGCTCGGCGCGTAGGCGACCGCCTCGCCGAGTTCTGGTTCTGCATCAGGCAGTCGGAGAACCATTACCGCGGCCATGACTGGAGCGAGGCAACGGCGCTCGTCGACCGTGCCGCGGAGTTGGCCGTGGGGTTGGCCGATCCCGTGCTTCGGGGCATCGCGTTGGACAACCGTGCGTGGCTGCACGTCTATCGGGGCGACTTCGCCGACGCACTCGCATGTGCCCAGCAGGCGCTGTCGCTGGTGCAGGGCAGCGGCCGTTCAGAGGCCGTCGCCAGAGAGGCTTTGGCCTGGGCGCTCAACGGACTCGGCCGGCATGAGGAAGCCCGTCGCCAGGCCGAACTCGGCCTGGCGTGGCGGCAGGGGCGGGATCCGATCGGTGCGGCCCAGGCGATGCACCAGGTGGGGGTGGCGTGGCAGGGCCTCGGCGACGACCACAAGGCCATCGACATCCTGCGGGAGGCGATCGCCCGCGGCCGGGCCTTTGGTCACCTGGAGGAAGCCGTCGCGGCGCCGCTGATGACCATGGCCGCGTCGTTGCGGCGCGTGGGCCGGGAGGACGAAGCCGTGGCCTGCTGGCAGGAAGCGGCTGAGTTGTACGACGACTACGGCCGTCCGTGGCACGCGGCACAGGCCCGACAGAGCATCCAGGGCCTCAGCTGA
- a CDS encoding alpha/beta fold hydrolase: METDLVLADGRTLHLYDTGTGTPVFWHHGTPQIGAVPAPLLALPGIRWLSYDRPGYGGSTAHPGRTIASAASDVAAIADSLGVSQFSVLGHSGGANHALACAALLPDRVTRCVTVGALAPFEPDDLDWWAGMVAPEELRATVAGREALAKQLATGLFDPNAFTPADHAATSATGAWSDLGRNAELATANGFDGMIDDDLAYVTPWGFSVADIRRPVLLLHGEQDRVIPFSHAQWLTRHLPDATLRPSPSDGHISALDRILDVVEFLHG; the protein is encoded by the coding sequence ATGGAGACCGACCTCGTCCTCGCCGACGGCCGCACGCTGCACCTCTACGACACCGGCACCGGCACGCCGGTCTTCTGGCATCACGGCACCCCGCAGATCGGCGCCGTGCCCGCGCCTCTCCTTGCCCTGCCGGGGATTCGCTGGCTGTCCTACGACCGTCCCGGCTACGGCGGCTCCACCGCTCACCCCGGCCGCACCATCGCCTCGGCCGCCTCCGACGTCGCCGCCATCGCCGATTCCCTTGGCGTTTCCCAGTTTTCCGTACTCGGCCACTCCGGTGGCGCCAACCACGCCTTGGCCTGCGCCGCCTTGCTGCCCGACCGCGTCACCCGCTGCGTGACCGTCGGCGCCCTGGCCCCGTTCGAACCGGACGACCTGGACTGGTGGGCCGGCATGGTCGCGCCCGAGGAACTCCGCGCCACCGTCGCCGGCCGCGAGGCCTTGGCCAAGCAGCTCGCCACCGGCCTGTTCGATCCCAACGCCTTCACCCCCGCCGACCATGCCGCCACTTCCGCCACCGGCGCGTGGTCCGACCTGGGCCGCAACGCCGAGCTCGCCACCGCCAACGGCTTCGACGGCATGATCGACGACGACCTCGCCTACGTCACCCCCTGGGGCTTCTCCGTCGCCGACATCCGCCGCCCCGTGCTGCTCCTGCACGGCGAGCAGGACCGCGTCATCCCCTTCTCCCACGCCCAGTGGCTCACCCGCCACCTGCCCGACGCCACCCTCCGTCCGTCCCCTTCGGACGGTCACATCTCGGCCCTGGACCGTATTCTCGACGTGGTCGAGTTCCTACATGGCTGA